The following are from one region of the Pocillopora verrucosa isolate sample1 chromosome 3, ASM3666991v2, whole genome shotgun sequence genome:
- the LOC131774470 gene encoding uncharacterized protein, with translation MVWRYFLFLFFSLLTSTRCSQNSSYPKSGSTNAENATESIGSNFSTSRPTEATTSVSSENAPSNNSVLKKEGAQNFTVEEEELWSFERDESAFKRNLPFFQKKLIDRLRTWKEVLINATNRCAKLNYSSSAIAAELETKFVVFRAHKVAGEDESDYGKFLTLETFHPVLMRQKKNHDLVSVAYMSILELWPLLVLCFSCAALSGMIIWLLDHRSNPETFSSRFWKGIADGMWWAIVTMTTVGYGDKAPKSWFSRLFAVVWMIAGIVLLSMFTAQVSSRLTTQELKGEDHLFGKKIGVPPGLLDSNYVEYEMSFSLVEEIDDPINSASSLKGLDSTLVFHCNDKEDDGWEALKFLPLCDIGAAFLLHPDNDDELPMDIEVEERFFRCLKSKVRSARINITELRRNKNRGAMKSHSCKKFLQESDTLKFQFKWVYFSSLSQYLVPFGALMGAIVLAFIFGSIYDFCCRENKKRKSLRKGANSLQSHSTQVSLAQKSGDHQELDMAKSKV, from the exons ATGGTTTGGaggtactttttatttttatttttttctctcctcaCTTCCACCAGGTGTTCACAGAACAGTTCTTATCCTAAAAGTGGATCAACTAACGCTGAAAATGCAACCGAATCGATTGGATCGAATTTTTCCACCTCAAGGCCGACAGAAGCTACAACATCTGTTTCCAGCGAGAATGCTCCTAGTAATAACTCTGTCTTGAAGAAAGAAGGTGCTCAAAACTTTACAGTCGAGGAGGAGGAGTTGTGGTCATTTGAGCGAGATGAATCCgcattcaaaagaaatttaccCTTCTTTCAGAAAAAGCTCATTGATCGGCTGAGAACTTGGAAAGAAGTTCTGATCAATGCAACTAATCGGTGTGCGAAGCTAAATTACAGTAGCAGTGCTATTGCAGCCGAACTAGAAACTAAATTCGTGGTCTTTCGAGCCCACAAAGTTGCTGGCGAGGATGAATCTGATTATGGTAAATTTTTGACTCTTGAAACTTTTCACCCAGTGCTCATGCGGCAGAAGAAAAACCATGACCTGGTTTCTGTTGCTTATATGTCCATCTTGGAACTGTGGCCTCTGTTGGTTTTGTGCTTTTCGTGTGCGGCTTTATCAGGAATGATCATCTGGCTTTTG GATCATCGCTCGAATCCGGAGACTTTCTCCAGCCGATTCTGGAAGGGCATTGCAGACGGAATGTGGTGGGCAATAGTTACCATGACAACAGTGGG GTATGGTGACAAAGCTCCCAAGTCATGGTTTTCTCGTCTCTTTGCTGTTGTGTGGATGATAGCAGGAATAGTTTTATTGTCCATGTTCACGGCTCAGGTGTCGTCTCGTCTAACAACTCAGGAGCTAAAGGGCGAAGACCATTTGTTTGGCAAAAAG ATTGGGGTTCCTCCTGGTCTCCTTGATTCGAATTATGTTGAATACGAGATGTCATTTTCTCTCGTCGAAG AAATTGACGACCCCATAAATTCTGCCTCGAGTCTAAAGGGCCTTGATTCCACTTTGGTGTTCCACTGCAATGACAAAGAAGACGATGGTTGGGAAGCTTTGAAGTTTCTTCCGCTCTGCGACATTGGTGCCGCTTTTCTCTTACATCCTGACAACGACGACGAGTTACCTATGGATATTGAGGTTGAGGAGCGTTTTTTTAGATGCCTGAAGTCCAAAGTACGATCAGCGAGAATAAATATTACTGAACTTAGGCGAAATAAAAACAGAGGAGCCATGAAATCACACTCTTGCAAAAAGTTTCTACAGGAGTCAGATACCCTCAAGTTTCAGTTTAAGTGGGTTTATTTCAGTAGCCTATCACAGTATCTTGTTCCTTTTGGTGCACTTATGGGGGCAATCGTACTGGCGTTTATTTTTGGCTCTATCTACGATTTCTGCTGCCGTGAAAATAAGAAGAGGAAGAGCCTGAGGAAAGGAG CAAACTCTCTCCAAAGTCATTCGACTCAAGTAAGCCTCGCTCAAAAATCTGGTGACCACCAAGAGCTTGATATGGCGAAAAGCAAAGTCTAA
- the LOC131774463 gene encoding beta-1,3-galactosyltransferase 5-like has translation MVRKRTKKILLALFLGMTTCVFFQLVYVRKYHFSFLASGEEVDRQMERIELRRLATTATTSTGPLTTTSISPQIKHRTFLTTRRSCMQHYDLLMIVSSAPGNFQRRNLIRKTWAFERAFRPRWTTVFLVGQTRDEAVSVILLKEDKAHKDLVRASYYDHYWNQTRKIQMGFEWAVTYCNFSFLLKLDDDVFVHIPRVLSFLSAPNTPKKKLYAGNHYTNNVPFRGGKWKVTYEEYNQTRYPDFCPGFGYILSHDVVSAFVKTFSSFPFFRLDDVYVGMLADRNGISVTNNNGFEVGHPRGFVCVPTNYTLVRHDVGEECQMKMFKTLVFSD, from the exons ATGGTCAGGAAACGGactaagaaaattttgttgGCTCTATTCCTTGGGATGACAACTTGTGTATTCTTCCAGTTAGTATATGTTCGGAAGTATCACTTCTCCTTTCTCGCTTCAGGAGAGGAAGTCGATCGACAGATGGAAAGGATCGAATTGCGACGACTGGCAACTACCGCGACAACTTCAACAGGGCCCTTAACAACGACCTCTATTTCGCCGCAAATTAAACACAGAAC ATTTCTTACAACCAGGAGATCTTGTATGCAACATTACGATCTACTTATGATTGTCTCATCCGCTCCTGGTAATTTTCAAAGAAGGAATCTTATTCGCAAGACTTGGGCTTTCGAAAGAGCATTTCGACCAAGATGGACAACGGTTTTCCTCGTCGGCCAAACACGAGATGAAGCTGTTTCAGTCATATTGTTAAAAGAAGATAAGGCTCATAAAGACCTTGTGCGAGCTAGCTATTACGATCACTACTGGAATCAAACCCGAAAGATACAAATGGGCTTCGAATGGGCAGTAACGTATtgtaatttctcatttcttttgaAGCTGGACGACGACGTGTTTGTGCATATTCCAagagttctttcctttttgagTGCGCCCAACACGCCGAAGAAAAAGCTTTACGCTGGCAATCATTACACAAACAATGTTCCTTTTAGGGGAGGAAAATGGAAGGTAACTTACGAGGAATATAACCAGACAAGATATCCAGATTTCTGCCCCGGTTTTGGTTATATTTTATCTCACGACGTAGTAAGTGCATTCGTCAAAACGTTCTCTTCTTTTCCGTTCTTTCGACTGGACGATGTCTACGTTGGCATGCTTGCAGACAGGAACGGAATAAGTGTCACGAACAATAACGGATTTGAGGTAGGGCATCCACGAGGATTTGTTTGTGTTCCAACAAATTATACTTTAGTCAGACATGATGTAGGAGAAGAATGCCAGATGAAGATGTTCAAGACACTCGTGTTCTCTGACTAG